One segment of Verrucomicrobiota bacterium DNA contains the following:
- a CDS encoding PIN domain-containing protein — protein MKPTVVLDSSVVVSGIGWTGGDARNALRLLARRAFTSVRSDWLTAEWADATARVAAESRTWTNENWSGWIDWLKRASSWLDDPPRRATLRDPKDDPVLMLAVSSLAKFLVTYDLDFLALGKPFGVQCIRPDAFVAAILKN, from the coding sequence GTGAAGCCCACCGTCGTTCTTGATTCCAGTGTGGTGGTTTCTGGCATCGGTTGGACGGGCGGCGACGCCCGCAATGCACTGCGTTTGCTCGCCCGACGCGCGTTCACTTCCGTTCGATCCGATTGGTTGACAGCGGAATGGGCTGACGCCACCGCGCGCGTGGCGGCCGAGTCCCGCACCTGGACGAATGAGAACTGGTCGGGATGGATTGACTGGCTTAAACGCGCCTCGTCATGGTTGGACGATCCCCCAAGGCGCGCCACGCTGCGCGACCCCAAAGACGATCCGGTGTTGATGCTGGCCGTTTCGTCCCTCGCAAAGTTCCTCGTTACTTACGATCTGGATTTTTTGGCCTTGGGAAAGCCGTTCGGCGTTCAGTGCATTCGCCCGGATGCTTTTGTTGCGGCAATCCTCAAAAACTGA